The DNA window ACGCCCTTCTCGGCGAAGGCTTCGTGGTTCTTCTCAATCTCATCGAGAGCGTAGAGGTAGTTGACCATCAGCCCATGGGACTGCTTCAAGCCCTTGGCGGAGAGATCGCCGACAAAGTTCAAACGCTCAAGCCGCGCCCCGTTACCGAGATGGAAGCGGGCCACTGGATCGACGGGACGACCTTTAGGATCCTTGGCCTTCAGGAAGTAATAGGCCGCCGCCGCGAGAAGGGCATCACGAACCTCCTCCACCTTCCCTGGGTCACTGCTCCAGCTTGGTTCATCAAGAAGCATCAACGTCTCCTTGGCCGTGGCATCGAGGCAGGCCGACTCCTCCGTCTTGCGCTCGCGTTCCAGCCAGCGGGCAAAGCCCGGGACCGGCGAGAGGGTCACGAAGGTCTTGAGGTTCGGCAGTTCGCGCTTGAGGTTCTCCACCACCTGCTTAATCAGGAAGTTGCCAAAGGACACCCCGCCCAAGCCCTTCTGAGTGTTCGAGATCGAGTAGAACACGGCCGTGGTCGCCTCAGTTGCAGCAATCGGGGTGCGGCCTAGGTCAAGCAGCGGACCGATCGCGCCGGGGATCTCCTTGGTCAGCGCCACCTCGACGAAGATCAGCGGATCGTCGACGAGCTGCGGGTGGAAGAAGCCATAGCAGCGGCGGTCGTCCGGCTGGAGGCGGTTGCGCAGGTCATCCCAGTTCTGGATCGCATGCACGGCCTCATAGCGGATGATCTTTTCCAGGATATTGGCAGGCGTGGTCCAGTCGATCGGCCGCAACACCAGAAACCCCCGATTGAACCAGGATGAGAACAGATGGGTGAAGTCTGCGTCGACTGGCTTCAGCTCCGGGTGCTTGGGCAGGTACTCGAGCAGTTCCTCGCCCATCCGCACCAAGGCGGAGGTTCCGCCAGGAGCCAGGTTGAGGCGACGGATCAGCTCCTGCCGTCTGGGCTCGGCTGCGGCGTGCAGGCCCTCAAGCGCATCCGTTCCCTGATCCTGACGCACCGCTTCGATCGCTTGCGCTATGCGGCGGCGGTCGGGTCCGAAGCGATCCGCCAGTGCCTGGAGGAATGCGAGGCGGTCCTCGCCCGGTGCGGCGCTGTAAGTTGCCAACAGCGTCTGTGCGAGGGCCACGCCGGATGCCTCACCTCTCCGAGAGAGCAGCATCTCACCCACGGTGGGAAGAGCGTCCTTAGCGACGATCTCCCGCGCCGCTTTCTGACCAAGCAGGGAACGCCCTCGCTCAGTCAGTGTATCTATCAGATCGCTCAGGAAGGCTGGCGCCGCCTCCAACCCTGCCATTGATCGAGAAAGCTTCACGTTCATCTCCTTCATCCACACCAGACGATTAGCGTCACAGCACGACGAACAGAGCCCAAACGACGATCGGTGCGACCACCGTCACAAGGGCGCCATAGGCCATGAGCTTGCGGAAGAACGCCTCCCGGTCAACACCCTGGGCGTTGGCCAGGACGAGAGCGCCATTGGTCGAGAAGGGGCTCACATCAACAATGGTCGACGCAACCGCCATGGCAGCAATGAAGCCGATCGGGCTGACACCGGTGCCTGATTGCAGGAACGGCACGGCAAGTGGGATGAGGGATCCAAGCACAGCCGTGGAGGAGGCAAAGGCTGACACGACGGCACCGATGAAGCACAGCAGCAGTGCAGCGAGCATCGGGGAAGCCAGACCAGCGACGCTGTCCCCGACAAACGAGATGGTGCCCATCTTCTCGAGGACGACCACATAGGTACTCACGCCCGTGATCAGCATGATTTCCGGCCATGCGACTTGGCCCATCGCGCGCTTTTGCAGAGTTGGCGCCATCAGGGAGAGGATCAGGCCAATCGTGATCGCCACAAAGCCGATGTCGAGGTTGAAGGCAAGGACGAGAACCGCGAGAGCGACGAGTCCAAGCAGCGTGACGATCTGGTACAGACCGCCATCTGGCACTGTCGATGCCTCGTCTGGACGATCCATGATCGAACGGTTCGGCTTCTGTCCGGTTTCGAGCCTGATCTCCTCGCTAAGGGCCTCGGCTTCGGAATCGCCGAAGATCTGCGGGCCTGACTGCGGCATCGCTATCTGAACGGGGGAGACGGTAACGGCAGCCGGCGCGACTGCCCTCGCCTGGAGGAGCTTGCGACCGCCGAGCGCGAAGAAAAGCAGGACGGCGACGGCCAGGTTGACGCCGAAGCTCGCCAGGAAGGTCGCGATCTCGTTGAGCGGCAGTCCGGCCTTGGCCACGATCCGGTTGGTGATGCCGCCATAGATGCTGATTGGCGAGAAGCCGCCGGCCTGAGCCCCGTGGACAACCATCAAGCCCATGAGCAGCGGATTGATGCTGTATTTGAGAGCGAAGCCGAGCGCGATCGGTGCGATGATTGCAACCGCGCCCGGGCTGACGGCGCCAACCGACGTCAGAACCGCAGAGATCCCGAACATGATCCATGGGATCGCGGCAATCCGTCCCCGCACGCCCCGAACCGCCAGCCGGACGAGCCAGTCGATGGTGCCGTTGTTCTGAGCAATGGCGAAAAGAAAGGTGATCCCGACGAGGGTCAGGAACAGACCGCCGGGAAAGCCTGCGATGATGGCGCTGGTGGTCTGGCCGGCCACCAGGGTTCCGACCAAGAAAGCGCCAACGAAAGCCAGCACACCCATGTTGATCGGCAGGATGGTGGCGACCACGAACATGGCCATGAGGGCGTAGATTGAGATCAGCTGTGGTGACATGGCACCCGCTCCTCTGTTTCCTCCTCTGCGTCGGATGGACGATTGGCTTTAGACCAACTCGCGGGGATTGCGCAGGCGGATCCCTCATTGCCCTTTCAGGAAAGACTGCGCGCATTTGCATTAGGTGTCAATGTTCTTGTATACAAGAAATGTCTTGTAAGATTATATGCATTTGATCTAGGATGCTCGTGAGCAGGACATGTGAGATGAGACGCGCTCAAGCTTTGAGAGACGCCCTCGAGCAGGACATTGTTACAGGCAAGTTTCGCCCTGGCGAGCGCTTGGACGAACAGAGCCTGGCCGCTCGCTTCGAGGTCTCCCGGACCCCGATCCGAGAAGCCCTGATGCAGCTTGCCTCGACCGGACTGGTTGAATTGCAGGCAAGACGAGGCGCCTTCGTCGCCTCTCTCAGCTTCAAAGACGTCGTCGAGCGGTTCGAGGTCATGGCCGCTCTCGAGGGCATGTGCGGGGCTCTGGCGGCCCGGCGGATCACCGAGTCAATGCAGAAGGAGCTCGAGAAAGCGCACGAAGACTGCGTTCGGGAGGCATCGCAGGAAAACGCCGATGCCTACTACTATGCAAACGAGCGCTTCCACCACGTCATCTACGAAGCCTGCCAGAACGCTTTTCTGGCGGAGCAGGCCCAACACCTTCATGCCCGTCTCAAACCCTATCGGCGGCTCCAGCTGCGGGCCCGCAGCCGTGTGGCAACTTCATTGGCGGAGCACCAGGGCATCGTAGAGGCCATCCGTGCCGGGGACAGCGAGCGGGCGGAGCGCCTCCTCCGGGAGCACATCCTGATCCAGGGCGAACGCCTGGCCGACTTTATCGCAAGTTTCGATCGGGCAGCCTAGCCGCCGGTTTAGCATTGCAGGGTTCGGGTAGAAGCAGGCTGCTGTGGAGTGTCGCCCACGAAACGGAGAAGGATGCGAAGGATGTCTCCTGACCTGCTCTCTCGCCGCACGATTGCCTTCGTCAACATCGCGCACGCGCTCGATCATTTCGTCCTTCTGATCTATCCGACGGCTGTAATCGCGATCGCGGCCGAGCGGCAACTGTCCTACGCCAGCCTCATCGGTCTCTCAACGGGTGCCTTCGTGGCCTTCGGCCTGTTCTCACTCCCAATGGGCTGGATCGCGGATCGTTTAGGGCGCCGCAACCTGCTGGGTATCTTCTTCGGCGGGTGCGGGATTGCGTGTTTGGGGCTGTCGACGGCGAACTCGCCGATCATGTTAGGCATCTGGCTCTTCGTGCTCGGGGTGTTCTCTGCGATTTATCATCCGATCGGCTCTACGATGCTGGTCACCCATACAAATCAGCTTGGACGCGACCTCGGGATCAACGGAGTGTGGGGCAATCTTGGTGCGGCCTTCGCCTCGGGAGTGACAGCCCTTCTGGCCACGACCCTCGGCTGGCGCGCGGCTTTCATTCTGCCCGGACTTGTTTGCCTCGCTGCCGGCATCGCGTTTGTCAGCCTTGTGCCCAGTGACGGAGATCCTCATGGCAAACCTGGCAGCGCTCATGCTGTCATCCCGGTGACACGGCCGATGACGCTCTTCCTGTTGTTCGCGACGGCGATCGTGGCCGGCGGCATGACCTTCAACATTACGACCATCGCGCTCCCCAAGATCATCGACGAGCGCATTGGTACCGCCTTGCCGCTGGTCCTGATCGGATCCCTGGCTACACTCGTGTTTGTCTTCGGGGCGTTGACGCAGCTCCTGATGGGCCGCCTCGTCGACAGGTTTAATTTGCCGCGGATCTTCGTTGGGCTGTCGATCCTTCAACCGCTTGGGCTTGGGCTCGCCGCCCTGATGGGTGGGATCCCCATGCTGGCCGGACTGGTCCTGGCGATGGCGGCGGTCTATGGGCAAGTGGTCGTCAACGATGCCATGGTCGCCCGCTACGTCCCTGCTCAGTACAGGGCCCGGGCCTTCAGTGTCCGCTATTTCCTTGGGTTCACGACGAGCGGTCTGGCCGTGCCACTCATCGCGCTCTTACACGGGATGAGCGGGTTCACCCTTGTTTTGAGCGCAGCAGTCACTTTTGGAATAGTGATCTTTCTCTGCTCGATTTGCTTTCTGCTCGCTGCTCAGACATCGCCACAATCATCGAGTCTTCCCGCGGCGTGATGGCTGAGGGCCATTACCAGTGCCTCCATCAATCCCTGTGCACGCTGATGTTTGGACCAGCATAGGATGTGCTATGCAGTGGACATAAACTGACGTGATGGCACGATAACGCAAGGGTGTAGGATCATGACGACTGACACGAGTTTGACCAAACTCACAGCTTGTGCGGTTGTCGACCTTCTGCAAAGTGGCGAGGTCTCCCCGCTCGATTGCCTCGACGCCTTAGAGGCCCGCATAGCCGCCGTGGACAGTACGGTCAACGCGCTTTCCATTCTGTGCTTCGAGCGGGCTCGCGAGCATGCCCGCTGGTTGATGCAACGGCCCCTCGGTGAACGTGGCCGTCTGGCTGGGCTGCCTGTGCCGATCAAGGATCTGACCGACGTGGCGGGGGTGCGCACGACCCACGGCTCGCCCATCTTCGCGGACTTCGTGCCTGAGGCCTCGGATATCCTGGTCCAGACGCTCGAAGCTGAAGGTGGTTTGATCTACGCCAAGTCCAATACGCCGGAGTTCGGCGCCGGCGGCAACACGTTCAACGAGGTCTTCGGCACCACATTGAATCCCTGGAACACAGTACTTTCCGCCGCGGGTTCATCGGGTGGGGCCGCAGTCGCACTCGCCACGGGAACAGCGTGGGTGGCGCAGGGATCCGACCTTGGTGGCAGCTTGCGCAATCCAGCCAGCTTCTGCGGTGTGGTCGGCCTGCGGCCGAGCCCCGGCCGGGTCGCCAGCACGCCTGGTGCGAAGATTGACCGGCTCCTGAGCGTGAACGGCCCCATGGGCCGCACCGTGGAGGACACCGCCCTGCTTCTCGATGCCATGACAGGGGAGAACCCAGGCGATCCCATCTCCCTGCCCAGGACAGAAAGCTTTCTGGCTGCGGCACGCTCGGGGTGGCGACCAGCGCGAGTGGCTTACTCCGCCGATCTGGGTATTACGCCCGTCGACCCGGAGGTCGCCGCCATTTGCCGAGCCGCGGCCCAACGGTATACGGAGTTGGGTGCCATCGTCGAAGAGGCGCACCCCGACCTGTCGGAAGCCCATGATACCTTCCAGGTTCTGCGCGGGATGACGTTTGCCGTCGGCCATGCCGATCTCTTGCAGAACCATCGGGACAAGATGAAACCGGAGGTGATCTGGAATATCGAGCAGGGCCTGAACTATTCGATGGCCGATGTTGTCCGGGCGGAGAACCAGCGCGCTACCCTGTTTCGGAGGATGAACGTCTTCTTCGACAGCTATGATCTGCTTCTCTGCCCCGCTACCATTGTCGCCGCCTACCCAGCGGGGGAGCGCTATGTCAGCGAATGTGCTGGCCACAGCTTCTCGAACTATGTCGAATGGCTCGCCATCGCTTACGCCATTACTCTGACCGCCTCACCGGCCCTCAGCCTTCCTTGTGGCTTCACCCGCGATGGACGACCGGTTGGGCTGCAGATTGTCGGCCGCACTCGTGCGGAAGGAAGGGTCCTGGCCGGAGCGCGTGTCCTGGAGGACATTCTTGGGCTGCGAGGCACCACGCCAATTGATCCGCAGTCCCCGCGAGCGGTGAACCTACCGAGTTAGCCTATCAGCTTCGGATGGCATCTAAGCTTGCTAGCAGCCCTATAGTAGCGAGCATGGTGTGGCGGCATCCTCGGTGACCGAGGACCTGTGGAACTGCGCGTTGTCATGAGTGAGCTACTGTGCCGATCTTGGAAAGCCAATTTGTTACACAGGAAGGTCCGCTCGGGGTTAGGCGGTGAAGTTCGTCCACTTTTCGGAATGTCTGGTTGCGTGAGGATTGCTGCCCTCGGGCTAGAGTCCCAAGTGTGCCATGTGTGGACGGCTCCCTTTTGGCAAGGGTTTTGTTGAACGCTTCTGCCGGGTTGGTCGGTGCGGCCATGTGTTCGACCTGTTGGTGCGGTACACCTGACCGCTGGCCATAATGCCCTCCGCGAAGGGGTCCCGACCAAAAGCTCGCATTCCAAGATGCTCTGGCACGAATGAGTTGTCCCGCTTCCCGGTTCGACCGGATCCTGCATTAACGTCCTTGCGCCCTTCCCAACCTCTTGATCGCCGAACTCTCTCAGCGATGATTATTCCGCTTGCACAACAGGCTCACGATAGCGCTCGCCCTTGGCCATGATCGCCCACACCATCCGGGCCATCTTGTTGGCCAGGGCCACGGCCGCCACCTTGGTGGCCCGCCGCGCCAGCAGTTGCACGATCCACGGCCGCTTCGTTCCATGCCGCTGGGCAAAGCGTATCACCGCCAGTGCGCCCACGGTCAGCAGGGAGCCAAGATACCGGTTGCCCTGCTTGGTCACCCCACCGAGCCGCTCCTTGCCACCACTGGAGTTCTGCTTGGGCACCAAGCCGATCCAGGCCGCGAGATTACGACCCGAGGAGAAAGTCTTCGGGTTAGGAACATGGGCCACCGGAGCACTGGCGAGCAACGGACCCACGCCTGGGATCTCGGCTAGGCGGCGGCTGACCTCGCTGGCCCGGTGGCAGGCGGCGATGCGCCGGTCCATCTCCAGGATCTGGCGCTTGACCAGCATCAGTTGCTCGGCGAGCGCCAGAACGCAGGACCGAGCCAGCTCCGGGACGCGCTCATCCTCATCGCGGACCAAAAGCAAGAACTCGTCGACACCCTACCGGCCGATCTTCGCCACCACGCTGAACTCGGCCAGGTGAGCCCGGATGGCGTTAGTGAGCATGGTCCTCTGCCGCACCTGCATCAGCCGCACCCGGTGCAGCATCAGGATGCTTTGCTGCTCGCACGTCTTCGTCTCGACAAAGCGCATGGTGGGCCGGGTAACGGCCTCGCAGATCGCCTCGGCATCGGCCATGTCGTTCTTCGGCCGCTTCACATACGGCTTGACGTAAGCCGGCGGCATGAGCTTGACCTCATGGCCAAGGCTCCGGAGCTCACGCGACCAGTGATGAGCCGAGGCACACGCCTCAATGCCTTTCAGGCACGGCGGCAGGCTGGCAAAGAACTTGAGCACCTGCCCGCGCCTGACCTGGCGTCGGATCATCACTATCCCTTCGGGATCGATGCCATGCACCTGAAAGACGGACTTGGCGATGTCCAGGCCAATGGTGGTGACCGTGCTCATGGGCTGCTCCTGTGTCGCTGGCTGCTTGAAGCAACCATGCTACCTCACCGCTGGGTGGGAGCCGTCCACAGCATCAGGAGCGGACCTTTCTCCAGCATGCGCCGTCCAATCCCCATCCATCTTAAGCGGCCGGGAAGGAGGACTCCTCCAGGGGAAATTCCAGCGGGAACCATTGTTCGGATCAAACGCACCGGTATTGGGTTGTCTTGCGAGCAACCTAAACCAAAGGCACCACACGATGGCCGATCTGGCTCCGGCGCCACCTCCGCCAGCCCTCCGGCCTGCGGGGTCCCCCATCCTGACCGCCGGCGGCATCGTTCTGGCGATCACGGGACTCTACTTCGGCCGCGATCTGTTCGTTCCCTTCGCGCTCGCCATCCTCCTGAGCTTCGCCCTGACGCCGCTGGTCAACTGGCTCAGACGCTGGAAGCTGCCGCGAATTGCAGCGGTTCTCGTGGCCGTGACGCTTGCCTTCATCCTGATCGCAGGCATCGCCTTTGTGGTCGGGCGCCAGCTCGTTCAGCTTGCCGACAATCTCCCGATCTACCAGACCACCATCACCGACAAGATCCGCTCTCTGCAGGCCTCCGCTCCCGGCGGAGGGATCGTGGACAAGGTCACGACGACCATCCAGGATGTCGGCAAGCAGATCTCCGGCGAAAGGCCTCCTGACGATGTTCCGGCGCAGACACCCGGGTCCCGGCTCGGCAACGGCACCGCGCAGGAGCCAGTCACCGTGCGGCTGGAAGCCCCGCAGGCCAAGCCTCTCGAGATCATCCAGACCGTTGTCGGCCCCCTGCTCGCGCCACTGGCCACGGCCGGCCTCGTGGTGATCTTCGTGATCTTCGTGCTGCTCGAGAGGGAGGACCTGCGCGACCGCTTCATCAAGCTGGCGGGAGCAGGCGATCTCCAGAAGAGCACCCAGGCCATCAACGATGCAGCAGCCCGGGTCAGCCGCTATTTGCTCATGCAGCTCGTGGTGAACCTGACCTACGGGATCCCGATCGGCATCGCTCTGTACTTCATCGGCGTGCCGAATGCTCTGCTATGGGGCTTGCTGGCGGCGGTGCTGCGGTTCATCCCTTACCTCGGTCCCTTCCTGGCGGCCCTCTTTCCGATTGCCCTCGCAATCGCGGTCGATCCGGGCTGGACGATGCTGTTCTGGGTCGTCGGCCTGTTCCTGGTGGCCGAGCTCATCAGCAACAACGTCATCGAGCCGTGGCTCTATGGTTCCAGCACCGGGTTGTCGTCACTGGCCATCATCATGGCGGCGATCTTCTGGACCAGCCTGTGGGGTCCGGTCGGGCTGTTCCTCGCAACGCCTCTTACGGTCTGCCTCGTTGTGATCGGACGCTATGTGCCGCAGCTCGAGTTTCTCGGCGTTCTCCTCGGCAGCGACCCGGTGCTTGCGCCGGAAGAGCGCCTCTACCAACGCCTGCTGGCCGGCAACCTGGAGGAGGCTGTGGAGATGGCCGAGGACTATGTCGACGAGCACTCCTCGCGCGAGTTCTATGACAACGTGGCCATCCCGTCCCTTCGTCTGGCCGAGAACGACCGCCAACGCAGCACCACCGACACCAACTACCGACGGCTCGTCGCCGACACGGCGATCTGCGTCGTGCGCGAGGTTGAGGACCATGTCCGAGAGAACGCCGCCTCACCTCGTGAAGGGGCGATAGATCAGGATCGCGCACCGTCCGTACGAGAGGAACGGCCCTCGCCGGTCCTCTGCCTGGCAGGACGCACGGAACTCGATCGCGCGGCGGCCGAGATGATGGCGCAGGTGCTCCAGGAACAGGGCATCGGCACTCGGGTTCTCCCGCCGATCGCCGTCAGTCAGGGGGCCTTGGGGCAGCTCGATCTCAAACGCGTGGATGTGGTGTGCCTGTCCTACCTGCATCCGCAGCCGCAGGTTTATGCCCGCTACATCTGCCGTCGCCTGCGCCGCCGGGCGCCGCACCTGAAGCAGATCGTCTGCTGCTGGAACCTGGCG is part of the Microvirga terrae genome and encodes:
- a CDS encoding MFS transporter, which translates into the protein MSPDLLSRRTIAFVNIAHALDHFVLLIYPTAVIAIAAERQLSYASLIGLSTGAFVAFGLFSLPMGWIADRLGRRNLLGIFFGGCGIACLGLSTANSPIMLGIWLFVLGVFSAIYHPIGSTMLVTHTNQLGRDLGINGVWGNLGAAFASGVTALLATTLGWRAAFILPGLVCLAAGIAFVSLVPSDGDPHGKPGSAHAVIPVTRPMTLFLLFATAIVAGGMTFNITTIALPKIIDERIGTALPLVLIGSLATLVFVFGALTQLLMGRLVDRFNLPRIFVGLSILQPLGLGLAALMGGIPMLAGLVLAMAAVYGQVVVNDAMVARYVPAQYRARAFSVRYFLGFTTSGLAVPLIALLHGMSGFTLVLSAAVTFGIVIFLCSICFLLAAQTSPQSSSLPAA
- a CDS encoding AI-2E family transporter; protein product: MADLAPAPPPPALRPAGSPILTAGGIVLAITGLYFGRDLFVPFALAILLSFALTPLVNWLRRWKLPRIAAVLVAVTLAFILIAGIAFVVGRQLVQLADNLPIYQTTITDKIRSLQASAPGGGIVDKVTTTIQDVGKQISGERPPDDVPAQTPGSRLGNGTAQEPVTVRLEAPQAKPLEIIQTVVGPLLAPLATAGLVVIFVIFVLLEREDLRDRFIKLAGAGDLQKSTQAINDAAARVSRYLLMQLVVNLTYGIPIGIALYFIGVPNALLWGLLAAVLRFIPYLGPFLAALFPIALAIAVDPGWTMLFWVVGLFLVAELISNNVIEPWLYGSSTGLSSLAIIMAAIFWTSLWGPVGLFLATPLTVCLVVIGRYVPQLEFLGVLLGSDPVLAPEERLYQRLLAGNLEEAVEMAEDYVDEHSSREFYDNVAIPSLRLAENDRQRSTTDTNYRRLVADTAICVVREVEDHVRENAASPREGAIDQDRAPSVREERPSPVLCLAGRTELDRAAAEMMAQVLQEQGIGTRVLPPIAVSQGALGQLDLKRVDVVCLSYLHPQPQVYARYICRRLRRRAPHLKQIVCCWNLAPGTGQTEDLKRQMAADAIFVSLDACVDQVNAWVHLPALPGEAPPVLPDAEQAQIAALHDLGLASAKSRQFDEVSRKVAQAFDVPIALVSFVDEVQHPQPDAASLPQDTQVAQRAAHEESLDAHVITANEVLVSEDVTEDPRFADDPLVLEKGIRFYAGAPLRTSSGLVIGTLCVIDMRPREFQEPDCLRLQVMADELMSQIERRSVEQMGSPQADLVTHPPAVIS
- a CDS encoding amidase, which encodes MTTDTSLTKLTACAVVDLLQSGEVSPLDCLDALEARIAAVDSTVNALSILCFERAREHARWLMQRPLGERGRLAGLPVPIKDLTDVAGVRTTHGSPIFADFVPEASDILVQTLEAEGGLIYAKSNTPEFGAGGNTFNEVFGTTLNPWNTVLSAAGSSGGAAVALATGTAWVAQGSDLGGSLRNPASFCGVVGLRPSPGRVASTPGAKIDRLLSVNGPMGRTVEDTALLLDAMTGENPGDPISLPRTESFLAAARSGWRPARVAYSADLGITPVDPEVAAICRAAAQRYTELGAIVEEAHPDLSEAHDTFQVLRGMTFAVGHADLLQNHRDKMKPEVIWNIEQGLNYSMADVVRAENQRATLFRRMNVFFDSYDLLLCPATIVAAYPAGERYVSECAGHSFSNYVEWLAIAYAITLTASPALSLPCGFTRDGRPVGLQIVGRTRAEGRVLAGARVLEDILGLRGTTPIDPQSPRAVNLPS
- a CDS encoding GntR family transcriptional regulator, with the translated sequence MQLASTGLVELQARRGAFVASLSFKDVVERFEVMAALEGMCGALAARRITESMQKELEKAHEDCVREASQENADAYYYANERFHHVIYEACQNAFLAEQAQHLHARLKPYRRLQLRARSRVATSLAEHQGIVEAIRAGDSERAERLLREHILIQGERLADFIASFDRAA
- a CDS encoding SLC13 family permease, producing the protein MSPQLISIYALMAMFVVATILPINMGVLAFVGAFLVGTLVAGQTTSAIIAGFPGGLFLTLVGITFLFAIAQNNGTIDWLVRLAVRGVRGRIAAIPWIMFGISAVLTSVGAVSPGAVAIIAPIALGFALKYSINPLLMGLMVVHGAQAGGFSPISIYGGITNRIVAKAGLPLNEIATFLASFGVNLAVAVLLFFALGGRKLLQARAVAPAAVTVSPVQIAMPQSGPQIFGDSEAEALSEEIRLETGQKPNRSIMDRPDEASTVPDGGLYQIVTLLGLVALAVLVLAFNLDIGFVAITIGLILSLMAPTLQKRAMGQVAWPEIMLITGVSTYVVVLEKMGTISFVGDSVAGLASPMLAALLLCFIGAVVSAFASSTAVLGSLIPLAVPFLQSGTGVSPIGFIAAMAVASTIVDVSPFSTNGALVLANAQGVDREAFFRKLMAYGALVTVVAPIVVWALFVVL
- a CDS encoding malonyl-CoA decarboxylase → MAGLEAAPAFLSDLIDTLTERGRSLLGQKAAREIVAKDALPTVGEMLLSRRGEASGVALAQTLLATYSAAPGEDRLAFLQALADRFGPDRRRIAQAIEAVRQDQGTDALEGLHAAAEPRRQELIRRLNLAPGGTSALVRMGEELLEYLPKHPELKPVDADFTHLFSSWFNRGFLVLRPIDWTTPANILEKIIRYEAVHAIQNWDDLRNRLQPDDRRCYGFFHPQLVDDPLIFVEVALTKEIPGAIGPLLDLGRTPIAATEATTAVFYSISNTQKGLGGVSFGNFLIKQVVENLKRELPNLKTFVTLSPVPGFARWLERERKTEESACLDATAKETLMLLDEPSWSSDPGKVEEVRDALLAAAAYYFLKAKDPKGRPVDPVARFHLGNGARLERLNFVGDLSAKGLKQSHGLMVNYLYALDEIEKNHEAFAEKGVVAASPTVRKALRTDLPSRDLVPTP